The following proteins come from a genomic window of Rhodohalobacter sp. 614A:
- a CDS encoding ParB/Srx family N-terminal domain-containing protein, producing the protein MGHEYRSIAIEKLGLDFLNPRYEEAENQRDALQKMLSNQKKKLVNLAESIIENGLNPSDIPIIINGKGDGYTVLEGNRRITALILLSQPQIVDLISDSSLKKSFKKLHNLFLDNPIKEVQCVFFEKRDEANIWIDQKHSGEQDGVGIVKWGAKEKARFQERSGKIDARLYAIELVKHFGNLNDEEKSKINNIAITTLSRILSDSSIKENIGVGIIGDKLVARTGIENFILPLKKIVLDLAERKINVTDVYYSGDREGYLHTFNKEILPDRIDLKSNFEEVSIEIAKEDVEEDSDIFDEEQETEDPQKRWNLIPKALEWHISNKRAQQIFIELKKLNLKAYKNSISVTLRVFLEISMDHFIDENKMLTVYKNEKFKNKVHKIADYMEEEKMLNKDQLKAARNAASSQHHLFSVDTFHNYVHNRYLIPSPDELVITWDNMELFVKKLWGIK; encoded by the coding sequence ATGGGACATGAATACAGAAGCATTGCGATTGAGAAGTTAGGTCTAGATTTTTTAAACCCTCGTTATGAAGAGGCAGAAAACCAAAGAGACGCCCTTCAAAAAATGCTATCAAATCAAAAAAAGAAACTTGTTAATTTAGCTGAAAGCATTATTGAAAATGGGCTTAACCCATCTGATATACCTATAATTATAAATGGAAAAGGTGATGGTTATACAGTTCTTGAAGGAAATAGGAGGATAACGGCATTAATTCTCTTATCACAGCCACAAATAGTTGATTTGATTAGTGATAGTAGCTTAAAAAAGTCTTTTAAAAAGCTGCACAACTTGTTTCTTGATAATCCAATTAAAGAAGTGCAGTGTGTTTTCTTCGAGAAACGAGATGAGGCAAACATCTGGATAGATCAGAAGCATTCGGGAGAACAAGATGGCGTTGGTATTGTTAAATGGGGTGCAAAAGAAAAAGCCAGATTTCAAGAAAGAAGTGGAAAAATTGATGCAAGATTATACGCAATTGAGTTAGTAAAACATTTTGGAAATCTAAATGATGAAGAGAAAAGTAAAATTAATAATATAGCTATTACTACTCTCTCCAGAATTTTATCTGATAGTTCTATAAAAGAAAATATTGGAGTGGGTATTATTGGTGATAAACTAGTGGCTCGAACTGGAATTGAAAATTTTATTCTACCATTAAAAAAAATTGTACTCGACTTAGCGGAAAGAAAAATTAATGTAACAGATGTCTATTATTCAGGGGATCGAGAAGGCTATTTACACACTTTTAATAAAGAAATTCTTCCTGATAGAATTGATTTGAAAAGTAATTTCGAAGAAGTTTCAATTGAAATTGCCAAAGAAGACGTGGAAGAGGATTCTGATATATTTGACGAAGAACAAGAGACAGAAGATCCTCAAAAAAGGTGGAACTTAATTCCTAAAGCTTTGGAATGGCACATAAGTAATAAAAGAGCACAACAGATATTTATTGAGCTTAAAAAATTGAATTTGAAGGCTTATAAAAATTCTATATCAGTAACTTTAAGAGTGTTTCTTGAGATAAGCATGGACCACTTTATAGATGAAAATAAAATGCTAACTGTTTATAAGAATGAGAAGTTTAAAAATAAAGTCCATAAAATTGCTGATTATATGGAGGAAGAAAAAATGTTAAATAAAGATCAGCTTAAGGCGGCGCGAAATGCAGCTAGTAGTCAGCATCATTTATTTTCTGTTGACACTTTTCATAACTATGTTCATAATCGTTATCTAATTCCTTCTCCTGATGAACTTGTTATAACGTGGGACAATATGGAGTTATTTGTTAAGAAGTTGTGGGGCATCAAATGA
- a CDS encoding DNA adenine methylase, with product MRFLSPLRYPGGKGKLAPFFHELIQTNKLHDYEYAEVYAGGAGIALDLLTNKFVSAIHLNDLSYPIFSFWYSILNHTDGFCNRIENIPLTVEEWFNQKNILHNTESNEIFDVGFAAFYLNRTNRSGILNGGLIGGKSQSGKWKMDARFNRENLVKRIKLIQLFKSRINLYNLDAKQFLSESINELSDEMLIYLDPPYYEKGNELYENHYHHDDHNDIANIIGTIDNKNWIVSYDNTKPIRKIYQNYDRLMYNLNYSAQKKYLGSEIIILDPDLEYPSVGEIDIIKNPQVVNAKLIF from the coding sequence ATGAGGTTTTTGTCACCATTAAGATATCCGGGGGGGAAAGGTAAGTTGGCCCCCTTTTTTCATGAACTAATACAGACTAACAAACTACATGATTACGAATATGCTGAAGTCTATGCTGGTGGAGCTGGCATAGCACTTGATCTTTTAACTAATAAATTTGTTTCGGCTATACATCTCAATGATTTGAGCTATCCAATATTTAGTTTTTGGTACTCTATTTTAAACCATACAGATGGATTTTGTAACAGAATAGAAAACATTCCTCTCACAGTCGAAGAGTGGTTCAATCAAAAAAATATACTGCATAATACTGAATCAAATGAAATATTTGATGTAGGATTTGCTGCATTTTATTTAAATCGCACTAATAGATCTGGGATTTTAAATGGTGGCTTGATTGGGGGAAAATCACAAAGTGGTAAATGGAAGATGGATGCAAGATTTAATAGGGAGAATCTAGTAAAAAGAATAAAGCTTATTCAACTTTTTAAATCGAGGATTAATTTATACAACCTTGATGCTAAACAATTTCTGAGTGAATCGATAAATGAATTATCAGATGAGATGTTGATTTATTTGGATCCCCCCTACTACGAAAAAGGCAACGAGTTATATGAAAATCATTATCATCATGATGATCATAATGACATTGCAAATATAATTGGCACCATTGATAACAAAAATTGGATTGTGTCCTATGATAACACAAAACCAATTCGAAAAATTTATCAAAATTATGATAGACTAATGTATAATCTAAATTATAGTGCTCAAAAAAAGTACCTGGGCTCAGAGATAATAATTCTTGACCCAGATTTAGAGTATCCATCAGTAGGAGAAATTGACATTATAAAAAATCCGCAAGTTGTAAATGCAAAGTTAATATTCTGA
- a CDS encoding glycoside hydrolase family 2 protein, translating to MRYHKLCLLLTACMFALTSSTLFAQNWEPAGDKIKTEWGENLDPENVWDAYPRPVMEREEWMNLNGLWDYAIRPANQSAPDNFDGEILVPFAVESSLSGVMERLGKENELWYEREIEIPSDWDDKNIILHFGAVDWKADVWLNDVKIGSHTGGYAPFSFDITPYLEDGSQKLVVKVWDPTSEGGQPRGKQVVNPEGIWYTPVSGIWQTVWLEPVSDVYIKDFKQTPDIDKGIVTFSVDAKNAEDGDVYEVIVRDEGEVVARQKAGMGQSLDIPIPDAKLWSPESPFLYRTEVILHHSGEETDRFDSYFAMRKISMKRDENGMVRLQLNNENYFQYGTLDQGWWPDGLYTAPSDEALRYDIEKTKEFGFNMIRKHVKVEPARWYMHADELGMLVWQDMPNGGGQPDWQMRQFYKGDDLTRSPEEEAIFKKEWKEIIDYLYNQPSIVVWVPFNEGWGQFRTKEISDWTKKLDPSRLVNSASGGNHFPGVGDILDLHNYPPPAMYLYDGMKANVMGEYGGIGLVMQDHLWDTEKRNWGYVQYQSVEEVTDEYVNFAEMLVDFVKAGFSGAIYTQTTDVEGEVNGLMTYDRKRVKVDAERVREINQKVIDALD from the coding sequence ATGCGCTATCATAAACTTTGTCTGTTACTAACGGCCTGTATGTTTGCGTTAACATCATCAACACTGTTTGCCCAGAACTGGGAGCCTGCAGGAGATAAAATTAAAACCGAATGGGGCGAGAATCTCGATCCCGAAAATGTGTGGGATGCCTATCCGCGACCTGTCATGGAGCGGGAAGAGTGGATGAATCTCAACGGATTGTGGGATTATGCAATTCGTCCGGCGAATCAGTCCGCCCCCGATAATTTTGACGGCGAAATACTGGTGCCGTTTGCGGTGGAATCGAGTTTGTCCGGAGTGATGGAGCGTCTCGGCAAAGAGAACGAACTTTGGTACGAGCGGGAGATTGAAATTCCGTCGGACTGGGACGATAAGAATATCATCCTGCATTTCGGTGCGGTAGACTGGAAAGCGGATGTTTGGCTGAACGACGTCAAAATCGGTTCGCACACCGGTGGGTATGCACCGTTTTCGTTTGACATCACTCCATACTTGGAAGATGGATCGCAGAAACTGGTTGTAAAAGTTTGGGATCCTACCAGCGAGGGAGGTCAGCCGCGTGGGAAGCAAGTGGTCAATCCCGAAGGCATTTGGTACACCCCGGTTTCCGGAATTTGGCAGACCGTTTGGCTGGAACCGGTTAGCGATGTTTACATCAAGGATTTCAAGCAAACGCCTGATATCGACAAAGGAATCGTCACCTTCAGCGTAGATGCCAAGAATGCGGAGGACGGCGATGTGTACGAAGTGATCGTTCGCGATGAAGGAGAGGTTGTAGCCCGGCAAAAAGCGGGTATGGGCCAGTCGCTCGATATCCCGATTCCCGATGCGAAGTTGTGGTCGCCCGAATCGCCTTTTCTCTATCGAACGGAGGTAATCTTGCATCATTCCGGAGAAGAAACCGACCGGTTTGATAGCTATTTTGCCATGCGGAAAATTTCCATGAAACGGGATGAAAACGGGATGGTTCGGTTGCAGCTTAACAACGAGAATTATTTCCAGTACGGCACGCTGGACCAGGGTTGGTGGCCGGACGGGCTTTACACCGCGCCGAGTGATGAAGCGTTGCGATATGACATCGAAAAGACAAAAGAGTTTGGGTTTAACATGATCCGAAAACACGTAAAAGTAGAACCGGCACGGTGGTACATGCATGCCGATGAGCTGGGGATGCTGGTGTGGCAGGATATGCCGAACGGTGGTGGACAGCCGGACTGGCAAATGAGACAGTTTTATAAGGGTGATGATCTGACGCGCTCACCAGAAGAGGAAGCGATCTTCAAAAAAGAGTGGAAGGAGATTATCGACTATTTATATAACCAGCCTAGTATTGTGGTTTGGGTGCCGTTTAACGAGGGATGGGGGCAATTTCGCACGAAAGAGATCAGCGATTGGACGAAAAAACTGGATCCGTCACGTCTGGTGAATTCGGCATCGGGCGGAAACCATTTTCCCGGCGTGGGTGATATTCTGGATCTGCACAACTATCCGCCACCGGCGATGTATTTATATGATGGAATGAAAGCCAACGTGATGGGTGAGTATGGCGGTATCGGCTTGGTGATGCAAGACCATCTTTGGGATACCGAAAAACGGAATTGGGGATATGTTCAGTATCAGTCTGTTGAAGAAGTGACGGATGAATATGTGAATTTTGCCGAAATGCTCGTGGATTTTGTGAAAGCTGGATTTTCCGGGGCGATTTATACGCAAACAACCGACGTTGAAGGCGAAGTGAACGGCTTGATGACGTACGATCGAAAACGCGTGAAAGTGGATGCCGAACGGGTACGGGAAATCAACCAAAAGGTGATTGATGCGCTGGATTAG
- a CDS encoding GIY-YIG nuclease family protein has product MNKSYYIYILTNKYNRVLYTGVTNDLVRRVHEHRYSKKGFTGKYNVSKLVYFEEFTSPEQAIQGEKQIKAGSREKKIELIEEMNPEWEDLYEDVVGWHE; this is encoded by the coding sequence ATGAACAAATCCTACTACATCTATATCCTTACGAATAAATATAACCGTGTTTTATATACAGGAGTTACCAACGATTTGGTTCGGAGAGTTCACGAGCATCGGTATTCAAAGAAAGGATTTACTGGGAAGTACAATGTCAGTAAACTGGTCTACTTTGAAGAGTTTACTTCTCCTGAACAGGCGATTCAAGGGGAAAAACAGATCAAGGCAGGATCTCGTGAGAAGAAAATTGAGTTGATTGAGGAGATGAATCCTGAGTGGGAGGATTTGTATGAAGATGTGGTTGGGTGGCATGAATAA
- the hisE gene encoding phosphoribosyl-ATP diphosphatase: MATKEEIEFLYDLERLLISRRINKPKGSYSTKLFKKGIDKIAQKLGEEAVETIIASKNKKDAELIGETADLIYHMLVLLVEKEIPLDRVIQEMMLRSKK, from the coding sequence ATGGCTACCAAAGAAGAAATCGAATTTCTATACGATCTTGAACGATTATTAATCAGCAGGCGAATCAATAAGCCAAAGGGATCTTATTCCACAAAACTCTTCAAAAAAGGCATCGACAAAATTGCTCAAAAACTGGGTGAGGAGGCGGTTGAAACCATTATCGCTTCGAAAAATAAAAAAGATGCTGAATTAATTGGTGAAACCGCCGACCTGATTTACCACATGTTGGTACTTCTTGTAGAAAAAGAAATCCCACTCGACAGAGTGATCCAGGAAATGATGCTTCGCAGTAAGAAGTAG
- the hisF gene encoding imidazole glycerol phosphate synthase subunit HisF — MLTKRIIPCLDIKNGRTVKGVNFVGLRDAGDPVELAQRYTTEGADELVFLDITATKEKRKTLVKLVKDIASHINIPFTVGGGIKSVEEIEEILKAGADKVSLNSSIVRDPGLITRASDEFGFQAIVAAVDAKKRTDGSNTWEVFVKGGSEPTGLDALQWMKKTEELGAGEILLTSMDRDGTKSGFDLELLQKTNEILSIPVIASGGAGTIQHCCDAVLIGNADAVLAASIFHFREIEIALLKQNMAQQGISVRILND; from the coding sequence ATGTTGACAAAACGAATCATACCGTGCCTAGATATCAAAAACGGAAGAACCGTTAAAGGGGTAAATTTTGTCGGGCTCCGGGATGCCGGCGATCCCGTTGAACTTGCCCAGAGATATACCACCGAAGGAGCCGATGAACTGGTTTTTCTTGACATCACTGCAACAAAGGAAAAGCGAAAAACCCTCGTAAAACTTGTCAAAGATATTGCCTCTCACATCAACATTCCGTTTACAGTTGGAGGCGGTATTAAATCGGTGGAAGAAATTGAGGAAATTTTAAAAGCCGGTGCAGATAAAGTATCCTTAAACAGTTCCATTGTGCGAGATCCCGGTTTGATAACCAGGGCTTCTGATGAGTTTGGATTCCAGGCCATTGTTGCGGCTGTGGATGCCAAGAAACGAACGGATGGAAGCAATACCTGGGAAGTTTTTGTAAAAGGCGGTTCTGAACCCACCGGTCTGGATGCCCTGCAATGGATGAAAAAAACCGAAGAGCTTGGCGCCGGAGAAATCTTGTTGACCAGTATGGACCGCGACGGAACCAAATCCGGTTTCGACCTTGAACTTTTGCAAAAGACCAATGAAATTTTATCGATTCCCGTTATTGCCAGTGGCGGTGCAGGAACCATCCAGCACTGCTGCGATGCTGTTTTGATTGGAAATGCAGATGCCGTACTTGCGGCCAGTATTTTCCATTTCAGGGAAATTGAAATTGCACTGCTAAAACAAAATATGGCTCAGCAGGGAATCAGCGTACGAATACTAAACGATTAA
- a CDS encoding serpin family protein produces MNSAPLFKIMLLPLLLVLTLTTCKSDVVGPGNDGPKGELPRDLTVVEKELIEADHSFSYKIFSRTVAYDQKEENIFISPLSISMALAMTLNGAEGQTFEDMRSTLELKGMDLEEINSSFKSLMELLVSLDPSVQLKIANSIWYREGFPVNSEFQQNMDEYFSAQIQGLDFSDPASVDVINNWVSENTEELIEKIIDEIPGDVVMYLINALYFKGEWLRQFDPDETTPADFYLENGETVEVEMMNQQGRFATYQNEEVQMIELPYGDSLFTMTILMPGNDETPIDQFIEEQVTAENLDQWRSNLHVSEYHQITVGLPRFEMEYEITYNDVLKAMGMEIAFTPGMADFSGLIESESADLWIDEVKHKTFIRVDEEGTEAAAVTSVAIVETSLPPSMIVNRPFVFIIYERESGANLFMGKIKNPPSLMD; encoded by the coding sequence ATGAATAGTGCTCCATTGTTTAAAATAATGCTGTTACCTCTTCTTTTGGTTCTCACTTTAACCACCTGTAAAAGTGATGTGGTGGGTCCCGGAAATGACGGCCCGAAAGGTGAATTGCCAAGAGATCTGACCGTCGTGGAAAAAGAGCTTATTGAAGCAGATCATTCCTTCAGTTACAAAATTTTCAGCAGGACGGTCGCCTATGATCAGAAAGAAGAAAATATTTTTATCTCGCCGTTAAGTATTTCTATGGCGCTGGCAATGACGCTAAACGGCGCGGAAGGACAGACTTTTGAGGACATGAGATCAACTCTCGAACTGAAAGGGATGGACCTGGAAGAAATCAACAGTTCATTCAAATCATTAATGGAATTACTGGTTTCGCTTGATCCAAGTGTTCAATTGAAAATTGCCAATTCTATTTGGTATCGCGAAGGATTTCCGGTTAACTCCGAATTTCAACAGAACATGGATGAATATTTCAGTGCCCAAATTCAGGGGCTCGATTTTAGCGATCCGGCTTCGGTGGATGTCATCAACAACTGGGTCAGTGAGAATACCGAAGAGTTGATCGAAAAGATTATTGATGAAATTCCGGGAGATGTGGTGATGTACCTCATAAATGCGCTCTATTTCAAAGGAGAATGGCTGCGCCAATTTGATCCGGATGAAACAACTCCGGCTGACTTCTATCTTGAAAACGGTGAAACCGTTGAGGTTGAAATGATGAACCAGCAAGGACGGTTTGCCACGTATCAAAATGAGGAAGTACAAATGATTGAGCTTCCATATGGCGACAGTCTCTTTACGATGACTATCCTGATGCCCGGCAATGATGAAACGCCGATTGACCAGTTTATTGAAGAACAGGTAACTGCGGAGAATCTTGATCAGTGGAGATCGAATCTTCATGTATCCGAATATCATCAAATTACGGTTGGGTTGCCCAGGTTTGAGATGGAGTACGAGATTACTTACAACGATGTCCTTAAGGCAATGGGAATGGAAATCGCATTTACCCCTGGAATGGCGGATTTTTCAGGTTTGATTGAGTCTGAATCAGCCGACTTGTGGATTGATGAAGTCAAGCACAAAACATTTATCAGGGTAGATGAAGAAGGAACCGAAGCTGCGGCCGTTACATCTGTTGCCATTGTTGAAACATCACTGCCACCATCCATGATTGTGAACCGGCCGTTTGTTTTCATTATTTATGAAAGAGAAAGCGGGGCAAATCTCTTTATGGGAAAAATAAAAAATCCGCCGTCACTGATGGATTAA
- the hisA gene encoding 1-(5-phosphoribosyl)-5-[(5-phosphoribosylamino)methylideneamino]imidazole-4-carboxamide isomerase, which translates to MKIIPAIDLLDGQVVRLQKGDYAQKSVYNENPVEEAAKFKNAGFSHIHVVDLNGAKSGTFENLSIIKKIINELGLSVQTGGGVRSRSDIDQLLNAGLSGVICSSMAVKKPDEWIGAVSDHPEKMILGLDLKDGKMAYGGWLETSDQSISDFLQPMIDAGLQTVLSTDISRDGMLSGPNINMYEELQSDFPNLNWIASGGVSNTDDLKNLQNIDVYGVVVGKAYYEKKISLDQLAELHID; encoded by the coding sequence ATGAAAATTATCCCTGCCATTGATCTGCTCGACGGACAGGTCGTTCGCCTCCAAAAAGGTGATTATGCTCAAAAATCCGTCTACAACGAAAATCCGGTTGAAGAGGCTGCCAAGTTCAAAAATGCCGGATTTTCTCATATTCATGTAGTGGATCTGAACGGTGCGAAAAGTGGTACGTTTGAAAACCTGTCGATCATCAAAAAAATAATTAATGAACTGGGATTGTCTGTCCAAACGGGAGGCGGTGTCCGATCCAGAAGCGATATCGATCAATTATTGAATGCCGGATTAAGTGGTGTGATTTGCTCTTCTATGGCCGTTAAAAAGCCGGATGAGTGGATCGGTGCAGTCAGCGATCATCCCGAAAAAATGATTCTGGGACTCGACCTGAAAGATGGGAAAATGGCCTACGGCGGCTGGCTGGAAACGTCCGATCAATCTATTTCTGATTTCTTGCAACCCATGATAGATGCCGGACTTCAAACAGTGCTCAGTACAGACATTTCACGGGACGGCATGCTGAGCGGGCCCAATATCAACATGTATGAAGAGCTTCAATCCGATTTTCCGAATTTGAACTGGATTGCCTCTGGCGGAGTTTCAAATACCGATGATTTAAAAAATCTCCAAAACATTGATGTGTACGGAGTTGTGGTAGGAAAGGCATATTATGAAAAAAAAATAAGCCTGGATCAATTAGCCGAACTACATATTGATTAG
- the hisH gene encoding imidazole glycerol phosphate synthase subunit HisH, whose amino-acid sequence MLVSSHNKMIGIIKYQAGNLASVSNALDRLNADYIITDNTAELENASAIIFPGVGHAAAAMDDLRSKDLDVWLKNTKKPVLGICLGMQLFFESSEEGNTTTLGIIPGRLKKFDASKAKVPHMGWNQFESVKNHSLLSGINEKHFVYYVHGYYAPVTEHTIATCNYIHDFTAVVKKGNFLGVQFHPEKSGQVGSLLLQNFLDMVKDG is encoded by the coding sequence ATGCTCGTCTCCTCACACAACAAAATGATTGGAATAATAAAATACCAGGCAGGAAATTTAGCATCGGTTTCGAATGCACTGGACCGTTTAAATGCCGATTACATCATCACCGATAATACGGCTGAACTGGAGAATGCAAGTGCCATCATATTTCCAGGCGTAGGCCATGCTGCAGCTGCGATGGATGATCTTCGCTCTAAAGATTTGGATGTATGGCTCAAAAATACCAAAAAACCGGTGCTCGGTATCTGTTTGGGAATGCAGCTTTTTTTTGAATCATCTGAAGAGGGCAACACCACAACATTGGGTATTATTCCCGGCCGGCTTAAAAAATTCGATGCATCCAAAGCAAAAGTACCGCACATGGGATGGAATCAATTTGAATCCGTAAAAAATCACTCCCTTTTATCCGGAATCAATGAGAAGCATTTTGTTTACTATGTCCATGGATATTATGCGCCGGTTACTGAACACACCATTGCTACGTGCAATTACATTCATGATTTTACCGCCGTGGTGAAAAAAGGCAATTTTCTTGGCGTTCAGTTTCACCCCGAAAAGTCGGGACAGGTTGGCTCGTTGCTGCTTCAGAACTTTTTGGATATGGTTAAAGACGGTTAA
- the hisB gene encoding imidazoleglycerol-phosphate dehydratase HisB — protein MKIWIESSALKSHSEHLLLPGLLFGVKYLQQYEMDFSFSEDALTEQQRELIRNEGITQGDFLKKDADGFIQQKESLQFISENTLIEEASDWTELSRKILFPSRRAVIQRDTKETKISVSLNLDGTGKSNIKTGLNFFDHMLNQIARHGLIDLEIKCDGDLEIDEHHSIEDTAIALGQAIRKAISDDKAGIQRYGFVLPMDEAQSTVGIDLSDRPYLEWNVELKREYVGDFPTEMLEHFFYSLAMNARATLHVKADGKNEHHIVEAIFKGFAKALRFAVSRNERIRGILPTTKGTI, from the coding sequence ATGAAAATCTGGATTGAATCATCTGCCTTGAAAAGCCATTCTGAACATTTGCTTTTGCCTGGCCTTCTGTTTGGAGTAAAATATCTGCAACAGTATGAAATGGATTTCTCTTTTTCTGAAGATGCCCTCACCGAACAACAACGCGAACTCATCCGGAATGAAGGAATCACTCAGGGTGATTTTTTGAAAAAGGATGCAGATGGTTTTATTCAGCAAAAAGAATCTCTGCAATTTATTTCGGAGAACACATTGATTGAAGAAGCGTCTGATTGGACTGAACTCAGCCGCAAAATTCTCTTTCCAAGCCGACGAGCAGTAATTCAGCGAGACACCAAAGAGACGAAAATTTCGGTTTCCCTGAATCTTGATGGCACCGGGAAAAGTAATATCAAGACCGGACTTAATTTCTTTGATCACATGCTGAACCAAATTGCCCGGCACGGGTTGATCGATCTGGAAATCAAATGTGATGGTGATCTCGAAATAGATGAACACCACTCCATTGAAGATACGGCCATCGCACTTGGCCAGGCCATCAGGAAAGCTATTTCGGATGATAAAGCCGGTATACAGCGGTATGGCTTTGTTTTACCGATGGATGAAGCGCAATCAACCGTTGGTATTGACCTTTCTGACAGGCCATATCTTGAATGGAATGTTGAACTGAAGCGAGAGTACGTCGGCGACTTCCCAACCGAAATGCTGGAACACTTTTTTTATTCGCTGGCCATGAACGCCAGGGCTACCCTCCATGTTAAAGCTGACGGAAAAAATGAGCATCACATTGTGGAAGCAATCTTCAAAGGATTTGCCAAAGCACTGAGGTTTGCTGTAAGCCGTAATGAACGAATTCGCGGCATTTTACCCACAACTAAAGGAACGATTTAA
- the hisC gene encoding histidinol-phosphate transaminase: protein MLKTIDIDNLVRPNIRNLNPYRSARDDFEKGLLLDANENSLGAPVRNQLELHRYPTPTHNKLRKKIADWRQVDFENIFLGVGSDEAIDLIMRIFCEPGQDSIITTPPTYGMYKVSANINNLGVKEVLLTESLQLQTGKILEQVDDQTKVLFLCSPNNPTANEMKRTDLLKLVSQFPGIVVVDEAYIDFSKQESMAGLVQQYPNLVVLQTFSKSFGLAGIRLGIAISNPEIIRYMMKVKAPYNVNKLTAQTALDAFDNMDLMKFNIEKILEEKEYVAEQLRHADEVEKVYPSDANFLLFKIKNAKEIYQKLADRGVIVRYRGNEPLCEDCLRVTIGMPDENIRFLKTLKEVLV from the coding sequence ATGCTTAAAACCATCGACATAGATAATCTCGTTCGTCCGAACATCAGAAATTTAAACCCGTACCGAAGTGCCCGCGACGACTTTGAAAAGGGGCTTCTTTTGGATGCCAATGAAAACAGTCTGGGGGCGCCGGTCCGAAATCAACTTGAATTGCATCGGTATCCAACTCCAACACACAATAAGCTTCGTAAAAAAATTGCTGACTGGAGACAGGTTGATTTTGAAAACATTTTTCTCGGAGTAGGAAGTGATGAAGCAATTGACCTGATCATGCGGATTTTTTGTGAGCCTGGCCAGGATTCCATTATCACCACTCCGCCTACATACGGCATGTACAAAGTATCTGCAAACATCAATAATCTTGGTGTAAAGGAAGTTCTTCTGACTGAATCCCTCCAGCTCCAAACTGGCAAGATTCTGGAGCAAGTGGATGATCAGACAAAAGTTCTGTTTTTGTGTTCGCCAAATAATCCCACCGCGAATGAGATGAAACGAACGGATCTTCTCAAACTCGTTTCCCAATTTCCCGGAATTGTGGTTGTGGATGAGGCTTATATCGACTTCAGCAAACAGGAATCGATGGCGGGACTGGTTCAGCAGTATCCAAATCTTGTGGTACTTCAAACGTTCTCGAAGTCGTTTGGACTCGCCGGAATTCGGCTCGGAATTGCGATCTCAAATCCGGAAATCATCCGTTATATGATGAAGGTGAAGGCTCCTTATAATGTGAACAAACTTACCGCGCAAACCGCACTCGATGCATTTGATAATATGGATTTGATGAAATTCAACATCGAAAAAATCCTTGAAGAAAAAGAATATGTGGCCGAGCAGTTACGTCATGCTGATGAGGTTGAAAAAGTCTATCCATCTGATGCGAACTTTCTCCTTTTCAAAATCAAAAATGCGAAGGAGATCTACCAGAAACTGGCCGATCGCGGCGTGATTGTTCGTTATCGCGGAAATGAGCCGTTGTGCGAAGATTGTTTGCGTGTAACCATCGGTATGCCGGACGAAAATATCCGCTTTCTGAAAACACTGAAGGAGGTTCTTGTATGA